A single Loxodonta africana isolate mLoxAfr1 chromosome 24, mLoxAfr1.hap2, whole genome shotgun sequence DNA region contains:
- the DEFB128 gene encoding beta-defensin 128 translates to MKLFLVLIILLFEVPTDGIRPKKCFNNITGYCRKKCKMGEIYESSCRNGKLCCVDEADNKKSKEVLHPPQLAENSNVSLDYMILPTITVSTIQL, encoded by the exons ATGAAGCTGTTTCTGGTTCTTATTATTCTGCTGTTTGAGGTACCCACAG ATGGGATACGACCCAAAAAATGCTTTAATAATATAACAGGCTACTGCAGGAAGAAATGCAAAATGGGAGAAATATATGAATCATCGTGTCGAAATGGGAAATTATGTTGTGTTGATGAAGCAGATAACAAAAAGTCAAAGGAAGTTCTACATCCACCTCAACTTGCAGAAAACTCCAATGTGAGTCTGGATTATATGATTTTACCGACCATCACAGTTTCCACAATCCAATTATAA